From a region of the Triticum aestivum cultivar Chinese Spring chromosome 7D, IWGSC CS RefSeq v2.1, whole genome shotgun sequence genome:
- the LOC123170546 gene encoding putative F-box protein At4g22660, translating into MPPPCQPSTYAAGTSVAAFLCRSSSSAGFHASPDSDPLSFPSDQEKTIGDTSTAMGPYANSGWSDLPVDLLIWILHLLELPEALAFRAVCSYWLSASAAAGGVAYRQTPWLVSLAGDPLPAGHQHRHVRRDLCDPAATTELRSLLDPDRTFQISFPRGQAVACCGASHGWLIIANELSDLVLYDPLTAALIPLPPVTGFASCIEGVYGDEGKIVGYRYGCYMIGHVYDGQIAPMRRR; encoded by the exons ATGCCGCCGCCGTGCCAGCCCTCAACCTACGCCGCCGGCACGTCAGTGGCAGCTTTCCTCTGCCGCTCCTCTTCATCGGCCGGATTTCACGCATCCCCTGATTCCgatcccctttctttcccttcagATCAAGAGAAGACCATTGGAGATACTTCCACCGCTATGG GACCTTATGCAAATTCAGGCTGGTCAGACCTCCCCGTGGATCTCCTCATCTGGATACTGCATCTCCTTGAGCTCCCCGAGGCCCTCGCCTTCCGTGCTGTCTGCTCGTATTGGCTTTCTGCATCAGCGGCCGCAGGCGGTGTCGCATATCGCCAGACGCCGTGGCTCGTGTCCTTGGCGGGTGATCCTCTTCCAGCAGGGCATCAGCATCGGCATGTGCGTCGTGATTTATGTGATCCTGCTGCTACTACTGAGCTCCGCAGCCTCCTGGATCCTGATAGAACTTTTCAGATCAGCTTTCCCAGGGGACAGGCCGTGGCCTGCTGCggcgcctcccatggctggttaaTCATAGCGAACGAGCTCTCGGATCTCGTCCTATATGACCCCCTCACCGCGGCGTTGATCCCGCTCCCACCAGTCACCGGTTTTGCATCGTGCATCGAGGGGGTCTACGGAGACGAAGGGAAGATCGTGGGCTATCGTTACGGGTGTTACATGATAGGACATGTTTATGATGggcaaatagctcccatgcgacgtcgTTGA